The following proteins come from a genomic window of Gottfriedia acidiceleris:
- a CDS encoding ABC transporter ATP-binding protein: MENIIEVQSLHKEFKTFLSRSGVKGAFRDLFTRNYKTKTAVNNISFSVKKGEMMAYIGENGAGKSTTIKMLTGILTPTSGDVTVNGYHPQKDRERFVKSIGVVFGQRSQLWWDIAVQESFRLLKKVYQIPDKQYEEHMGYIIKTLDIEPLLDQPVRKLSLGQRMRCELAAALIHNPPLLFLDEPTIGLDVLVKLKIREFLKELNQKYGTTILLTTHDISDIEALCDRVVMLDEGKIIYDGKLEQLKGQWGEEKEIQFQFIKPVNHTTLNELIGRADVKWKEEEGENSWSVTLPNDETLISMIIAKVVQSNPVKDMKMLEISTEEIIRNIYQEGISNE, translated from the coding sequence ATGGAAAACATAATCGAAGTTCAAAGCTTACACAAAGAATTTAAAACCTTCTTGAGTCGCTCTGGTGTAAAAGGTGCATTTAGAGATTTGTTTACAAGAAACTATAAAACAAAAACAGCCGTTAATAATATAAGCTTTTCTGTTAAAAAAGGTGAAATGATGGCTTATATCGGGGAGAATGGTGCAGGGAAGTCGACTACAATTAAAATGTTGACGGGAATATTAACGCCTACTTCTGGAGATGTAACAGTTAATGGTTACCACCCTCAAAAAGATCGAGAGCGTTTTGTTAAATCAATAGGTGTCGTATTTGGGCAAAGATCTCAATTGTGGTGGGATATTGCAGTACAAGAATCATTTCGATTACTAAAAAAAGTTTATCAAATACCAGATAAGCAATATGAAGAACATATGGGTTATATCATAAAGACTTTGGATATTGAGCCTTTATTAGATCAACCTGTAAGAAAGTTATCTTTAGGTCAAAGAATGAGATGTGAATTAGCTGCTGCGTTAATTCATAATCCACCTTTATTATTCTTAGATGAGCCAACAATTGGATTAGATGTATTAGTAAAATTAAAAATTCGCGAGTTTTTAAAAGAGTTAAACCAAAAATATGGCACAACAATTCTTTTAACAACCCATGATATTTCTGATATTGAGGCATTATGTGATCGAGTAGTTATGTTAGATGAAGGAAAAATCATTTATGATGGAAAACTTGAACAGTTAAAAGGGCAATGGGGCGAAGAGAAAGAAATTCAATTCCAGTTTATTAAGCCAGTAAATCATACTACATTAAATGAATTGATCGGAAGAGCTGATGTAAAATGGAAGGAAGAGGAAGGCGAAAATAGTTGGAGTGTTACATTACCGAATGATGAAACACTTATCTCTATGATTATTGCAAAAGTAGTTCAATCAAATCCAGTTAAAGATATGAAGATGTTAGAGATTTCGACAGAAGAAATTATCCGAAACATCTATCAAGAAGGTATTAGTAATGAGTAA
- a CDS encoding ABC transporter permease → MSKYIEIIRIRFLMMLAYRTNYYTGIVIYTINIGAYFFLWKAIYGHQGSIQGVSVNQMTTYVAIAWMARAFYFNNLDREIAEEIVEGKVAIELIRPYNYLLTKVMQGLGEGIFRFFFFSIPGFIIVALIFRLDVSFNLKTLGLFLIASIFSFAINTQLNLLTGLMAFFLQNNMGFIQAKRVIIDLFSGLTIPITFFPVWAQDVMKYLPFQGISYIPSMIFAHGIKGELILRGLLFQVIWIIILSIPITLIWYKAKKHLVIQGG, encoded by the coding sequence ATGAGTAAGTATATTGAAATCATTCGAATCCGTTTTTTAATGATGTTAGCGTATCGTACTAATTATTACACTGGGATTGTTATTTATACGATTAATATAGGTGCTTATTTCTTTTTATGGAAAGCGATCTATGGTCACCAAGGATCAATTCAAGGTGTGTCAGTAAACCAGATGACTACTTATGTAGCAATTGCCTGGATGGCAAGGGCATTTTATTTTAATAATCTTGACCGTGAAATTGCTGAAGAAATTGTAGAAGGTAAAGTGGCAATAGAACTTATTAGACCTTATAACTATTTACTTACTAAAGTGATGCAAGGGTTAGGTGAGGGGATTTTTAGATTCTTTTTCTTTTCAATTCCAGGCTTTATTATAGTTGCTTTAATTTTTCGTTTAGATGTTTCATTTAATTTAAAAACTTTAGGTTTATTTTTAATTGCTTCTATTTTCAGTTTTGCAATTAATACACAATTGAATTTATTAACAGGTTTAATGGCATTCTTCCTTCAAAATAATATGGGATTTATTCAAGCTAAACGTGTCATCATTGATTTATTTTCAGGTTTAACGATTCCGATCACGTTCTTTCCGGTTTGGGCACAAGATGTAATGAAGTACTTACCATTTCAAGGGATCAGCTATATTCCTAGTATGATTTTTGCTCACGGCATAAAAGGTGAATTGATTTTAAGGGGCCTTTTATTTCAAGTAATTTGGATCATTATTTTATCTATCCCTATTACTCTTATATGGTATAAAGCTAAAAAGCATCTTGTTATACAAGGAGGTTAA
- a CDS encoding ABC transporter permease: protein MFYLNIFLQYSGQYLKTKLHYRANFFLSFLSDLMAQAVNLIFILLVFNHTSLIEGWNRDEIVFIYGFFLVPFALFASFFNIWDFNDRYIVKGEFDRILTRPIHSLFQVILEKMELESLLGAITGLIIMIYAGFKLGLSITWYDPLLFLLMAFGGMFVYAGIFIALASIGFWSDARTSIMPLMYNIGNYGRYPINIYHPIIRFVLTWILPFAFVGVYPAAYFLRRSEWYVYSFLTPVMGLVVFVISVLIWNQGVKKYKGAGN from the coding sequence ATGTTTTATTTAAATATATTTCTTCAATATTCAGGTCAATATTTAAAAACGAAATTACACTATAGAGCAAACTTCTTTTTATCATTTTTATCAGACTTGATGGCTCAGGCTGTAAATTTAATTTTTATATTATTAGTTTTCAATCATACTTCACTTATTGAAGGATGGAACCGAGACGAAATTGTATTCATCTATGGTTTCTTTTTAGTTCCGTTTGCTCTTTTTGCTTCATTTTTTAATATATGGGATTTTAATGATCGTTACATTGTAAAGGGAGAGTTTGATCGTATTTTAACTCGACCAATTCATAGTCTTTTTCAAGTAATATTAGAGAAAATGGAGTTAGAATCGTTACTAGGTGCTATTACTGGATTGATTATTATGATCTATGCAGGTTTTAAATTAGGACTTTCAATCACTTGGTATGATCCATTATTATTTCTATTAATGGCTTTTGGTGGAATGTTTGTATATGCCGGAATCTTTATTGCTTTAGCAAGTATCGGTTTTTGGTCAGATGCAAGAACGTCAATTATGCCGTTAATGTATAATATAGGTAACTATGGTCGTTATCCGATTAATATTTATCATCCAATCATTCGCTTTGTATTAACATGGATTTTACCATTTGCTTTTGTTGGTGTTTATCCGGCTGCGTATTTTTTACGTAGAAGTGAATGGTATGTCTATTCATTTTTAACGCCTGTTATGGGATTAGTTGTTTTTGTTATATCTGTTTTAATTTGGAACCAAGGTGTAAAAAAATATAAAGGTGCAGGTAACTAA
- a CDS encoding potassium channel family protein translates to MGTAFFFFIAIFAILYSLVYLWNTSTTKVNKSLISINNYILLFLIYGTVLIGFSAVYFILEHGPHPILIEHSIPIEGTNYHIMGLCLYFSAITLLSVGYGDIVPVGIGRWVAMVEALIGYTMPAAFVLQVFKEEH, encoded by the coding sequence ATGGGAACTGCTTTTTTCTTTTTTATTGCTATCTTTGCAATTTTGTATAGTCTAGTGTATTTATGGAATACTTCAACTACAAAAGTCAATAAAAGTCTTATTTCAATTAATAATTACATTCTTCTATTTTTAATATATGGAACGGTACTTATCGGCTTTAGCGCAGTGTATTTTATACTAGAGCACGGGCCACATCCAATTTTAATTGAGCATTCTATTCCTATTGAAGGGACTAATTACCATATAATGGGGTTATGCTTATATTTTAGCGCAATCACCCTTTTGTCTGTAGGCTATGGGGATATTGTACCAGTGGGAATCGGCAGATGGGTTGCCATGGTTGAAGCGCTCATCGGTTATACGATGCCAGCGGCTTTTGTTTTACAAGTATTTAAAGAAGAACATTAA
- the bcp gene encoding thioredoxin-dependent thiol peroxidase, producing MTVEIGIKAPEFTLPASNGEDVSLSDFRGKKVVLYFYPKDMTPGCTTEACDFRDSYERFMNSGTVILGISPDPIKRHEKFIEKHQLPFLLLSDETTEVAKLYDVWKLKNNFGKEYMGIERTTFLIDEEGCIENIWQKVRVKNHVEDVYSVISRS from the coding sequence ATGACTGTTGAAATTGGAATCAAAGCACCGGAATTTACTTTACCAGCAAGTAATGGAGAAGATGTATCTTTATCAGACTTTAGAGGTAAGAAAGTAGTTCTATATTTTTACCCAAAGGATATGACACCAGGTTGTACTACGGAAGCTTGTGACTTTAGAGATTCATATGAAAGGTTTATGAATAGTGGAACTGTTATTTTAGGAATAAGTCCTGATCCGATAAAAAGACATGAAAAATTTATAGAAAAACATCAATTACCATTTTTATTACTTTCAGACGAAACAACTGAAGTTGCAAAGTTATATGATGTATGGAAGTTAAAGAATAATTTTGGTAAGGAATATATGGGAATAGAACGTACAACATTTTTAATTGATGAAGAAGGTTGTATCGAAAATATATGGCAAAAGGTTAGAGTAAAGAATCATGTTGAAGATGTTTATAGTGTGATTAGTCGTTCTTAA
- a CDS encoding Fur family transcriptional regulator codes for MHKENIQDAILHLKNSGVRITPQRHAIIEYLIGSGTHPTADEIYKALEGKFPNMSVATVYNNLRVLREVGMVKELNFGDSSSRFDYITTDHYHIICEKCGEMNDFHYDGLEGINLYVEKETGFEVTNHRMEVYGICPKCKEKTLS; via the coding sequence TTGCATAAAGAAAATATTCAAGATGCAATTTTACATTTAAAGAATAGCGGCGTACGTATTACACCTCAGAGGCATGCAATTATAGAATATTTAATAGGAAGTGGAACACATCCAACTGCTGATGAAATCTATAAAGCACTTGAGGGAAAATTTCCAAATATGAGTGTGGCAACAGTTTACAATAATCTCAGAGTATTACGTGAAGTAGGAATGGTTAAAGAATTAAACTTCGGTGATTCTTCTAGTCGTTTTGATTATATAACAACTGATCATTATCATATTATTTGTGAAAAATGTGGTGAAATGAATGACTTTCATTACGACGGGTTAGAAGGAATCAATCTTTATGTTGAAAAGGAAACGGGATTTGAAGTAACCAATCATAGAATGGAAGTATACGGTATTTGTCCTAAATGTAAAGAAAAAACATTATCATAA
- a CDS encoding YgzB family protein, with the protein MAKKKSSKINNIRTFALSLLFIGFIIMYGGVFFREHKIVMTVFMLVGFLAIIGSTVVYFWIGMLSTKTIQVICPNCNKTTKMLGKVDICMYCNEPLTLDPSLEGKEFNEKYNSKRDAKQ; encoded by the coding sequence GTGGCAAAAAAGAAAAGTAGTAAAATTAATAATATAAGAACGTTTGCACTTTCATTATTATTTATTGGCTTCATCATTATGTATGGTGGTGTATTTTTCAGAGAGCATAAGATTGTCATGACAGTCTTTATGCTTGTGGGATTTTTAGCGATTATTGGTAGTACAGTTGTTTATTTTTGGATCGGAATGCTGTCTACAAAAACAATTCAGGTCATCTGTCCGAATTGTAACAAAACGACTAAAATGCTTGGTAAAGTTGACATCTGTATGTATTGTAATGAGCCACTTACATTAGATCCTTCATTAGAAGGAAAAGAATTTAATGAAAAATATAATAGCAAACGCGATGCTAAACAATAG
- a CDS encoding YwaF family protein — MNGFVLFSKQHIITLLIILVLLICLYYFRNLIINKKKVDLFIRTLLIVSMLKVEFLLYGWLIKTNKWDLGDSLPLQLCGISMYLCCYTLITKNYKVYEIIYFWGLSGAIQAVLTPDIKYSFPHFKYIQFFTTHGGIIISICYMTFIFRYTPTLRSLLKSFLYIILLAIPIFSLDYVIKGNYLFLRAKPAGANLLDFFGQWPYYLIVLGIILIPYFFILYLPIHFSNKKQQLNQVPSDHTIN; from the coding sequence ATGAATGGTTTCGTATTGTTTTCAAAGCAACATATTATTACATTATTAATCATTCTCGTCCTTCTAATCTGTTTGTATTACTTCAGAAATTTAATAATCAATAAGAAGAAAGTAGATTTATTCATCCGCACTCTATTAATTGTCTCAATGCTTAAAGTTGAATTTCTATTATATGGATGGCTTATTAAAACGAACAAGTGGGATTTGGGCGATTCATTACCTCTCCAACTATGCGGTATAAGTATGTATCTATGCTGTTATACACTTATTACAAAAAATTATAAAGTTTATGAGATTATCTATTTTTGGGGATTATCTGGGGCTATCCAAGCTGTACTTACTCCAGACATCAAATATAGCTTCCCTCATTTTAAATATATACAATTTTTCACTACTCACGGAGGAATCATTATTTCTATTTGTTATATGACATTTATCTTTAGATATACTCCAACTCTCCGTTCATTATTGAAATCCTTCCTCTATATAATTTTATTGGCTATACCTATTTTTTCACTGGATTATGTCATAAAAGGAAACTACTTATTTTTAAGAGCTAAACCTGCTGGAGCAAACTTGCTAGACTTTTTTGGGCAATGGCCATATTACTTAATTGTATTAGGCATAATTCTTATCCCGTATTTTTTTATTTTATATCTCCCAATTCATTTTTCTAACAAAAAGCAACAGTTAAACCAAGTACCATCCGATCATACTATCAATTAA
- a CDS encoding bifunctional transcriptional activator/DNA repair enzyme AdaA: protein MKGFNNQVMWDAVESCDENYDGVFIYAVKSTGICCKPSCKSRTPLKENVSYYSSISLAIKDGYRPCKRCRPDLLHSNEEDIILSAKHFIEKEYRNSLTLDRLAIEVGVSKFHLQRLFKKSTGLSPLEYVTKLRMKEALRLLRDTEKSITEIAHNLGFKGSAHFSSMFRHHFNYTPTTFRQGLNK, encoded by the coding sequence ATGAAAGGATTTAATAATCAGGTCATGTGGGATGCTGTTGAATCATGCGATGAAAACTACGATGGAGTATTTATTTATGCAGTTAAGTCCACTGGAATCTGTTGTAAACCTTCGTGTAAGTCAAGAACCCCATTAAAAGAAAATGTATCATATTATTCGTCAATTTCTTTAGCAATAAAAGATGGGTACCGTCCATGTAAAAGATGTCGTCCTGATTTACTTCACTCAAATGAGGAGGATATTATTTTATCTGCAAAACATTTTATTGAAAAAGAATATCGAAATAGCTTAACATTGGATCGGTTAGCAATTGAAGTTGGAGTAAGTAAATTTCATTTACAAAGATTATTTAAAAAATCCACAGGTTTATCGCCGTTAGAATACGTAACTAAGTTAAGAATGAAAGAAGCTTTGAGATTATTGCGAGATACTGAGAAAAGCATAACTGAAATAGCGCATAATCTTGGTTTTAAAGGCTCTGCACATTTTTCAAGCATGTTTCGTCACCATTTTAATTACACTCCAACTACATTCAGACAGGGGTTAAATAAATGA